From the genome of bacterium:
CCACGGCGATCACCCGCCCGGCCGGTCCCACGATCTCGGCGAGGTCGAGCGAGGCGTAGCCCGGTCCGCAACCGACGTCGAGGATCCGCTGCCCGACCGTGAAACCCGCGCGGCGCCACGCGTCCAGCATGCGCGGGCGCCAGACGCGGTGCTGCACACCTAGACGTGCGATCTCTTCATCGTGCGTGCCGAGCAGGTACTCGCGTTCCTCCGCCATCGATGCGCTCTAGCGAACGTCACGTCCAGGTGATCGTCCGCTCGATGGTATGCCCGCACGCCTCGCCCCGCAACGTGTGCCGCTTCGCGACGAGGTCGGTCACCTTCTCGAGATCGATGACGCAGCGGCCGCTCCGCCCGTCGCTGGTGCTCCACAGGAACGCGCCCTCGACGGTCTCCGTGATCGGCTCCGTCGCCACGCCGCCCGAGAACGCCGCACGCGTCGCGAAGGCGATGGTCGGGTCCCCATCCACCGTGATGGTCACGTCCTCGTGCCGGAGCCCGCACTCCTCGTGCGTGAGCGAGCCCTCCGCCTCGTAGTCCAGCGACTTGTCCTCCTGGTCGTACGTGAGCGTCGCGTTCAGCGCGATCACGACCCGGCCGTCCACCGGGCACGGGTGCGAGCTCTTGTGCTCCACCGTGATCCTGCCCGGCGAGTCGCCCGCCAGGGACGTCGAGCGGCCCTCCAGAACGGTCGTGTGGTCGTCGACGTTCGCCTGCGCGATCGCGTCCACGATGACGAGGGCCTCTTCCCTCGTGAGCTGGTCGCCCTTCGCGCCGGCCGGGTCATCGGCATCGCCACACGCGGCCAGCAGCGCGGCCGCCGCCATCGCGCCGATCGTCCCACGCTTCAGCATCTCCTGCCTCCGGTTGGGGCGCCCCGACGCCGCGGAGCGCCGGTCCGATGCGCGCCGCCACGCATCCACTCCGTTGCGCGGCACCGTACCGGGGAGCGGGAATGCGTACCACCGGGAGGGGGCGCCGGGTTCCATCGGCGATCCGCACCGCTCCTCGTCGCCCCGGGCGGAAACGGACCAGTTTGGAGGCCGACTGGCTTTTTGTGCCACGTCCACCCGCGATGCAACCATCCCCGGACGGGCGGCATCTGATCCCGGCACAGGCTATTTGAAACCGACTTCACTCCACTCGACTCTGCACGGGCTTCGATGCGACGCTCCTCCTCCTGGCTCCCGATCCTGGCCGCCTGCCTCGGCGCTACGCCCCTCGCAGCGCAGGATCCGGCGCGGCAGACCCGCGAGACGGGACCCGGCCGGGTGACCGGCACCGTGATCAACGAGAGCGGCGCGCCGATGGCCGCCGCCTCGGTCGCGCTGCTGGCGGCGAGCGACACCGCCGGCACCGCGCCCGTCGCCCAGACGTTCACGTCGGAGCAGGGCCGGTTCCGGCTCGACGGCCTCCCGCTCGGCCGCTACCGTCTCCGGGTCACCTACATCGGCCACGCGCCGCTCACCACGGACGAGATCGTGCTGACGGCCGCCGCACCCACAGCGGACCTCGGCACGCTCCGGCTCACGCCCGAGGCCATCGCCCTCGCGCCCCTCGAGGCGGCGGCCGAACGCGCGCCGGTGGTGCTCCAGGCCGACCGCACCGTCTACGACGCCAAGCAGACGGCTGCCGCGGCCGGCAACGCGACGGACGTGCTGCGCACCATCCCCGAGCTCGAAGTGGACGTCAACGGCAACGTCACGCTGCGTGGCGGCCAGGCCGTGGCCATCCACCTGAACGGCCGGCCCGCGCCGCTCAAGGGCGATGCGTTGACGAATCTCCTCCAGCAGCTCCCGGGCAACCGGGTCGTGCGCGTGGAGGTGATCCCCAACCCCTCCGCGAAGCACGACCCGGAGGGCACCGGCGGGATCGTGAACATCATCCTCGACGAGGACACGGACCTCGGGCTGAGCGGCAGCCTGTCCGCGAACGTGTCCTCCCGCATGACCCGCGGGGTGAGCGGCCGGCTCAACTACCAGCGCGGCCGCTTCACGCTCTTCAGCGGCGCATCGGTCAACTTCTCGGACAACGAGTACGACACGTACGACCTGCGGCAGAACCTGCTCGTCGATCCGATCATGCTGATCGAGCAGCGCGGCGCGTCGGACGACGACGGCCTGTTCAGCATGTTCGACCTGACGGCGGAGCTCCGGGTCGGACGGCAGGGCACGCTGTGGGCGTCCGCCTGGGGCTACGGCAGCGGCTCGGACCAGCGCGGCGTCACGACCTACCGCATCGGCACGGACCTGGACGCCGCGCACGAACACTACGAGCGCGAGACCGACGGGGAGTACGGCTTCGCCACCCGCGACGTCGGCATCGGGTTCAAGCAGGTGTTCCAGCCGCAGCGGCACGAGCTGACGGTGGACCTCAGACAGAGTCTCTATGCCAACGACGCCGAGAGCCGGCTGCTCCGCCACTGGGTCATCGCCGGCGGTGTGCCCGCCGACCGGCCCTCGGAGCTCACGCTCGAGGACAGGGACTCCGAGAACACGGACACGTACCTCCAGGCCGAGTACGTCCGCCCGCTCGGCGCCGAGGGGAAGCTGGATGTCGGTGTGCGCATCTCACACCGCCGCCAGGACGACGACGCCCTGGTCCGCGTCTTCGACTCGCCCGACGCCGCCGAGCCGCGGGAGACCACGCGCAGCGGCTTCCGCTACGACGAGAGGTTCCGCTCCGCCTACGCGACGGTGGACCGCCGGTTCGGCAAGCTGGGCGTCCAGCTCGGCGTTCGCGCGGAGCTCGCGTCCACCGAGTTCACCGTGGCGCGGACCGGCGAGCGCTTCGAGAACGACTACAGCAGCGTCTTCCCCAGCGCGAACGTCTCGTACGACCTCGGGTCGGGCCGGAGCATCCGCTTCTCGTACTCCAAGCGCATCGGCCGGCCCTGGCCGTTCATCCTCAACCCGGACGTGCCCGCGACGGACTCGCTCAACCGCTTCGTCGGCAATCCGCACATCCGGCCCAACTACACCCACTCGTTCGGGCTCGATCTGAGCTGGATCGGCAGCCTCGGCACGCTGCGCTTCGCGCCCTACTACCGCCACGCCGTGGACCAGTGGGACCGGATCCGCTACGTGGACTCGCTGGGCGTCTCCACGCTGACGTGGGCGAACGTCGCCGCCATCCGGACCTACGGCTCGACGCTCACCGCATCGCTGCGGCCCGCCGGCCGCGTCAGCGGCTCGGTCTCGCTCAACGCCTACGTCGAGGACCGGGACGCCGGCAACCTGTCCAGCGAGTTCTCCCGCAAAGCGCTCCGCTGGTCCGCCAGCGGCAACGCCAGCATGAAGCTGGTGGAGGGGCTGTCCGCGCAGGCCAACATGAACTACATGCCGCCGCGCGACGTCATCCAGGGCCGCATGTCGGGCCTGCTCTTCAGCTCGTTGGGCGTCCGCCAGCAGGTCTGGGGCAACCGCGGCTATGTGAACCTGTACGTGAACGACCCGCTCGGCGTCACCCGCTTCCGCCTCGAAACGCGCGACAGCACGCACGTGCAGCTCAGCCGCTCGAGCTTCCGGATGCGCCAGGCCTCGCTCTCGGTCACCTGGAACTTCGGCAGGCCGCCCGAGCAGATGAGCCGGCGGCCCGTAACGGAGCAGCCGCCGCAGGAGAACATCCCCATCCGGTGAGGCGTTTGCGCTCACGGGAAGACGCGGAGGGCGCGGCGTCGTCCCGCACAGCATGCCGTTGTCGTCCTCCGACGACCGCGCGCGCCAGCGGACCTGGTGGATGACGCCGTCGCCGTTGAGGTCCTCCTCCGGGTCCTCGTCCAGTAAGCCGTCGCCGTCGTTGTCCGCCGGCCCGCGAATTGCCACGTAGGACGCCGACATCTGGCGCGATGCTGCGGGGCGCGCGGCTCGCTCCGCGCCGCCCCGGGCGACCGATCACCCGAGCCCGAGGTCTCGCATGCAGCACTCGCGGACCACGTTCCCGCGGCGCCTGGCTCTCCTCGCGATCCTCGTCCCGTTCGCGGCCTGCGAGCGCGTGCCGGAGCCGCAAGCGGATGAGACCGCCCAACCGCCTGCGGCTCCCGCGCCGGAGCAGCCCGCGGCGCCCGCACCGGGGGCGCCGGGCACCGTGGGCGCGCCCACACCGGACCTGCTCCACGGCATCGAGGAGTACGTCCGGTCCCGGGGCGCCACGGCGCTGCCGCCGTTCCGCTTCGCGTCCCTGGACCTGAACGACGACGGCCGCCTCGAGTCCATCGTGCTGCTCGACTCACCGCAGTGGTGTCAGGCGGGCGGGTGCACGATGCTGATCTTCCGCGGCGATGACGAGGGGGCTCTCCTCATCACGACCATCCCTGCCGCCGGTGAGCCGGTCCGGGTGTCCACGGAGCGGACCGCCGGCTGGCGGAACCTCATCGTGCGCGCACCGGGGAACCGCGACGTCGTCCTGCGGTTCGACGGGACCGGCTACCCGGCAGACGTGGCGGGACAACCGGAGGCCACGGCGGACCAGGCCAGCGCCGCGCAGCCGCTGGCGCTGCAGCAGGTGCAGCAGCCGACGACGACGCCCTGAGGCGTACCCGCGGCGAGGGACGTGCCCCCGGGACCCACGCCGCTCGCCGTCAGCGGCAGTGGAGCCGACGACGTCCTGGAGCCGAGCGCCGGGCACAACGGACCGTTCCCGGCGCGGCCCCGCCCTCGCACCGTGACGGCGGGCGCGGGCCGCGCCGCCGCCCACCGACCCATCGGGGACTCCGCGTGTATTTCCAGAACGGGTGGCGGGAGACCTCCTGAATCCAGGCGTCTCATCCGCCCGTAGGGATTGTCGTGAAGTCGCGAACCGGCGCCCGGGCTCGTGCCGGACGGCCGGATGACGCCAGGAGGATCGGAATGGGAGAGAGCCGAAGGCCGTCCCTGTTGGCGCAGATCGTGACGTGGACCGTCGTCGGGGTGCTGGCGCTGGTCGCGCTCAAGGTCGTGGTCGCCGCGCTGCGCGTCCTCGCCAACGTGTTCGGCATCCTGCTCGGCGTGCTGCTCACCCTGACGTTCACGATCCTGCCGATCGCGGTGCTCGGCTGGCTCGTGATGAAGCTGATCGAGCGACTGCGGCGCGCCGACGAACGGTGAGCGGGCTGGCCGCGCCGGAGGTCCGCTCCAGAACGGAGAATCCGCCGACCCCGCTCCGTGCGACGACGGGCGGGGCCGGCGGATCGTGCTCTGTCGCGACGGGCCCGTCCCCTCACACCGGCACCAGATTCCGCGCCACCAGGACCAGGTTGGCGGGCCGCTCCGCCAGCCGCCGCATGAACCACGGGTACCACGCGGAGCCGTAGCTGATCAGCACCCGCAGCCGGTAGCCCGCCGTGGCGAGCCGCTCCTGGTCCACCGTCCGGATGCCGTACAGCATGTGCACCTCGAAGGCGTCCTTCGACACGCCGAGCAGCCGCGCCATCTCCGTGATCCGGCGGACCAGCGGCACGTCGTGCGTGCCGAACACGATCCGCAGCCCGTCGCCGTGCTGCGCCTTCTCCCGCAGCAGCCGGTCGGCCAGACGCAGGTAGTTCTTGTCAATGTCGCGGCGGCTCTGGAACGCGCGGCTCGGCGGCTCGCGGTACGCGCCCTTGACCAGGCGGATCGCGGCGTCGTTCTCCAGCAGCATCTCCATGTCCCGCGACGTGCGCAGCATGTTCGCCTGCAAGCAGACGCCGACGTTGGCGTGCCGCGCACGCACCGCGCGGTAGAGCTCGAGGGTGCGGTCCGTGTACTCGCTGGATTCCATGTCGATCCACACCCCGATCCCCCGCGCCTCCCCTTCCCTCGCCAAGCGCTCCAGCCGCTCCGCCGTCGCGTCCGTGCCCAGGTCCAGGCCGAGCTGCGTCAGCTTGACCGAGATCTCGGCGGCGAGCCGCGAGCGGGCGACGCGGTCCAGCACCTCGACGTAGTGGTCCGCGACCGCGTCCGCCTCCTCCGCCTTCTCCACGTTCTCGCCCAGCGCCGTCAGCACCGTGGCGATCCCCCGCTCGCCCAGCGCGCCCGCCGCGGCCAGCGCCGCGTCCAGGTCCTCACCAGGGATGAACCGGCGCACGGCCGCGCGCGTGAACCAGAGGCGG
Proteins encoded in this window:
- a CDS encoding proline dehydrogenase, giving the protein MLRNVLLRASQSEWLEERLPRLWFTRAAVRRFIPGEDLDAALAAAGALGERGIATVLTALGENVEKAEEADAVADHYVEVLDRVARSRLAAEISVKLTQLGLDLGTDATAERLERLAREGEARGIGVWIDMESSEYTDRTLELYRAVRARHANVGVCLQANMLRTSRDMEMLLENDAAIRLVKGAYREPPSRAFQSRRDIDKNYLRLADRLLREKAQHGDGLRIVFGTHDVPLVRRITEMARLLGVSKDAFEVHMLYGIRTVDQERLATAGYRLRVLISYGSAWYPWFMRRLAERPANLVLVARNLVPV